The following are encoded in a window of bacterium SCSIO 12643 genomic DNA:
- a CDS encoding HlyD family efflux transporter periplasmic adaptor subunit, with protein sequence MDRTIENKNWLRIKHRGIWILGILGIGLTSIALIWDDSSALRVSRDQLTITTVLDSPFQEYINVRGRVEPKYMSYVDAVEGGIVEKIYLEEGAMVRKGDTLLILSNLNLSLNILNSEAQLAEKANFLRETQISMEQQKLSLERELLRLEFDLKQTERKYQQNQAFYKEQLISKEDFLASEEAYHLAIKLKNLSIERQKQDAVFRKTQIQKIEQNLQNMERNLALIYQRQEHLIVRASVDGQLAALNAVPGQSVIPGYRLGQINVLGNYKLQASIDEHYIDRIHKDLAAQLERQNENYALHVDKIYPEVREGRFLVDLVFDDAMPENIRSGQNYHLNIQLDDPRPALLVQRGAFFQSTGGRWIYVLDKDGQTASRQTIQVGKQNPKYYEILDGLHAGDQVVVSSYDLLGNNDKLEIE encoded by the coding sequence ATGGATCGCACCATTGAAAATAAAAATTGGCTCCGCATCAAACACCGCGGAATTTGGATTTTGGGTATTCTGGGCATTGGACTCACTTCTATTGCTTTGATTTGGGACGACAGTTCCGCATTAAGAGTTTCACGAGATCAATTGACCATTACCACGGTACTGGACTCTCCTTTTCAGGAATACATCAACGTACGTGGACGTGTAGAACCTAAATACATGAGCTATGTAGATGCCGTAGAAGGCGGAATTGTAGAAAAGATCTACCTGGAAGAAGGCGCGATGGTCCGTAAAGGCGATACACTTTTGATTTTAAGCAATCTTAATCTCAGCTTAAACATTCTCAATAGTGAAGCACAATTGGCAGAGAAAGCCAACTTCTTACGCGAAACGCAAATCAGTATGGAGCAACAAAAGCTTTCTTTAGAACGTGAACTACTCCGTTTAGAATTCGACCTCAAACAAACTGAACGTAAATATCAGCAAAATCAGGCTTTCTATAAAGAACAATTGATTTCAAAAGAAGACTTTTTAGCCTCTGAAGAAGCTTATCATTTGGCTATCAAACTCAAAAACTTAAGTATAGAACGTCAAAAGCAGGATGCTGTATTTCGCAAAACCCAAATTCAGAAAATTGAACAAAACCTGCAAAACATGGAACGTAATCTGGCTTTGATCTACCAACGTCAGGAGCATTTGATTGTTCGCGCTTCTGTGGATGGACAATTGGCAGCGCTAAACGCAGTTCCGGGCCAATCTGTAATTCCCGGATATCGTCTGGGACAGATCAACGTTTTGGGTAATTATAAACTACAAGCCAGCATTGATGAACACTACATTGATCGCATTCATAAAGATTTAGCCGCTCAATTGGAACGCCAAAATGAAAACTATGCTTTACATGTAGATAAAATCTACCCGGAAGTTCGCGAGGGTCGTTTTCTGGTGGATCTGGTTTTTGATGATGCCATGCCCGAAAATATTCGCAGCGGTCAAAACTATCATCTCAATATTCAGTTGGATGACCCACGCCCTGCACTACTCGTGCAACGTGGAGCTTTCTTCCAATCTACCGGAGGACGCTGGATTTACGTACTCGACAAAGACGGACAAACCGCCAGTCGTCAAACCATTCAAGTGGGAAAACAAAATCCTAAATACTATGAAATCCTGGATGGACTCCATGCCGGAGATCAGGTCGTGGTTTCGTCTTATGACCTGTTAGGAAACAACGATAAATTAGAAATAGAATAA
- a CDS encoding ABC transporter ATP-binding protein yields MINLQNVTKAFRTEEVETLALNEVNLQVKKGEFTAIMGPSGCGKSTLLNMIGLLDNPTSGTYTLDGQDVSGLREKQRTALRKGNVGFVFQSFNLIDELNVYENVEMPLKYLGYSAAERKVKIEAVLDRMKIGHRKKHFPQQLSGGQQQRVALCRAVVAEPKLLLADEPTGNLDSQNGQEVMKLLLELNREGTTIVMVTHSDYDAGFAHRVIHLFDGQIITEEEKRKLTAELI; encoded by the coding sequence ATGATCAACTTACAGAACGTTACCAAAGCATTCCGCACCGAAGAAGTCGAAACTCTGGCTTTAAACGAAGTGAATTTACAAGTCAAAAAAGGCGAATTCACTGCCATTATGGGCCCATCAGGATGCGGCAAGTCTACCCTGCTCAATATGATTGGCTTATTGGACAATCCTACTTCAGGAACTTATACTTTAGATGGTCAGGATGTTTCCGGTTTACGCGAAAAACAACGCACGGCTTTACGTAAAGGAAATGTAGGTTTCGTTTTCCAGAGCTTTAACCTGATTGATGAACTCAATGTATATGAAAATGTAGAAATGCCCTTAAAATATCTGGGATACAGCGCTGCAGAGCGTAAAGTCAAGATTGAAGCAGTATTAGACCGTATGAAAATCGGGCATCGTAAAAAGCATTTCCCCCAACAACTTTCCGGTGGCCAACAACAGCGTGTGGCTTTATGTCGTGCAGTTGTTGCAGAACCTAAGCTATTACTGGCCGATGAGCCTACCGGGAATCTGGATTCTCAAAATGGTCAGGAAGTTATGAAACTACTTCTGGAACTCAACCGTGAAGGTACCACGATTGTTATGGTGACTCACTCTGATTACGATGCAGGTTTTGCCCATCGGGTGATTCACCTGTTTGATGGTCAGATCATCACCGAAGAAGAGAAAAGAAAATTAACCGCTGAATTGATTTAA
- a CDS encoding ABC transporter permease encodes MQLLRKISRNWQWIFINILGLTLAYACVALVFSYTTQELSYDRMHSKADRIYRVTTSSGNFSTMHPARVWGQWVPQLPQEYPEIENFVRMVPFKKGVVEIESNRFYSNNLFKVDSSFFEIYDFPLLSGDRETVLTQPYEAVISQSLALKYFGHLDVLGKTMDITHQQTDTADNYTIVGVMEDVPPNAHFHIDVLTTIPDMAVNQSWGYTYYLVQPQTDMEALRQDIQAKWDIEAQENGHPKNIHFQKLTDIHLHSHKTREIEPNGDFKALILLASGGIIILFIALINFLNLSRVQFINEVKSIKIRLIHGATKSIVAREMARESLFISGATILLGLMASYRLSNYLGIDVFASLLPLFIISVIFILGIAAISVFPLLTSKITSDTKVTASRDKLYTFPLILQFTLAVVAITGTIVLNKQMHFLNAQHPQAQNEDIIVLERNSWAAVQRYDQLKEELLKNPSIVNMTGCMEEPGGDILDNFQFTMEGVTPDDQQSMYILTTDANFFSMLGIQPLAGSVSLAYTPDQKWEHQAIELSTLENRGQNDHPRVAELKESLGQYKEQYILNESALNMLGITDPAAVIGRAFRLKFQLPYLFPEGEIVAVVPDFHYTNLHNAERPMVIAPRKVFSYNFLIQIDSNRKEEALAAINTAWEQINPEFPFVYGYINDSYHKVYATEYAQTKVLSLFAMISVLLSALGIYALAAFTMQRRVKEIGVRKVNGASISEIMLMLNRKFVILIGIAFLIAIPLAWYAMRRWLESFAYKTELSWWIFALAGLITMLIALITVSIQSYRAATRNPVESLRYE; translated from the coding sequence ATGCAACTATTACGTAAAATCAGCCGCAATTGGCAATGGATATTTATCAATATTTTAGGACTCACGCTAGCATACGCCTGTGTCGCACTTGTATTTTCATATACCACACAAGAATTGAGTTACGATCGAATGCATTCCAAAGCAGATCGTATTTATCGGGTCACCACCAGCTCTGGAAACTTCAGTACCATGCACCCTGCTCGCGTTTGGGGACAATGGGTACCGCAATTACCACAAGAATATCCTGAGATTGAAAACTTTGTGCGCATGGTGCCTTTTAAAAAAGGTGTTGTGGAAATTGAAAGTAATCGCTTTTACTCCAATAACCTATTCAAAGTGGACAGCTCATTTTTTGAGATTTACGACTTTCCTTTATTAAGTGGAGATCGAGAAACTGTACTCACCCAGCCCTATGAGGCTGTGATTTCCCAAAGCTTAGCCCTAAAATATTTCGGTCATCTGGATGTATTGGGTAAAACCATGGATATCACCCATCAGCAAACCGATACTGCCGATAATTACACCATTGTAGGTGTGATGGAAGATGTGCCTCCCAATGCACATTTCCATATAGATGTGCTTACGACTATCCCAGATATGGCTGTAAATCAATCCTGGGGTTACACCTATTATTTGGTACAACCCCAAACGGATATGGAAGCGCTCCGTCAGGATATTCAAGCCAAATGGGACATTGAGGCTCAAGAAAATGGACATCCTAAAAACATTCACTTTCAAAAACTCACAGACATTCACCTCCATAGTCATAAAACCCGCGAGATTGAACCTAATGGAGATTTTAAAGCTTTGATCTTACTAGCAAGCGGTGGTATCATCATCTTATTTATTGCTTTGATCAACTTCTTAAACCTAAGCCGTGTTCAATTTATCAATGAGGTTAAGTCCATTAAAATAAGATTGATACATGGCGCAACCAAAAGTATTGTGGCACGTGAAATGGCACGTGAATCTTTATTTATTTCAGGTGCTACTATTCTACTGGGACTCATGGCATCTTATCGCTTAAGCAACTATTTGGGAATTGATGTTTTTGCATCCTTGCTTCCACTATTCATAATCTCCGTTATATTCATTTTGGGAATTGCAGCCATTTCGGTCTTTCCTTTATTGACCTCTAAAATTACGTCTGATACCAAAGTAACGGCTTCACGAGATAAACTGTATACATTTCCGCTGATCCTGCAATTTACATTGGCTGTAGTGGCCATTACCGGAACCATAGTGCTCAACAAACAGATGCATTTTTTAAATGCGCAACATCCGCAAGCGCAAAATGAAGATATCATCGTGCTTGAAAGAAATTCCTGGGCTGCTGTTCAACGTTACGATCAACTAAAGGAAGAATTACTCAAAAACCCTTCAATTGTGAATATGACTGGTTGTATGGAAGAACCTGGTGGAGATATTTTAGATAATTTTCAATTCACTATGGAAGGCGTAACTCCTGATGATCAACAGTCTATGTATATCCTCACTACTGATGCCAATTTTTTTTCTATGTTGGGCATACAACCTTTAGCCGGTTCTGTGAGTCTAGCTTATACACCTGATCAAAAATGGGAACATCAGGCGATCGAATTAAGCACCCTTGAAAACAGAGGCCAAAATGATCACCCGCGTGTTGCCGAGCTTAAAGAAAGCTTAGGTCAGTATAAAGAACAGTATATTCTGAATGAAAGCGCGCTCAACATGCTGGGAATAACGGATCCGGCTGCTGTCATTGGGCGCGCTTTTCGTTTAAAGTTTCAACTACCCTATTTGTTCCCGGAAGGAGAAATTGTAGCAGTTGTTCCTGATTTTCATTATACAAATTTACACAATGCAGAGCGACCAATGGTTATTGCGCCTCGCAAAGTATTCAGTTACAACTTTCTGATTCAAATAGATTCCAATCGTAAAGAGGAAGCTTTAGCGGCTATTAATACGGCCTGGGAACAAATTAATCCGGAGTTTCCTTTTGTATATGGCTACATCAACGACAGTTATCATAAAGTTTATGCCACTGAATATGCGCAAACCAAAGTACTTTCCTTGTTTGCCATGATTTCAGTATTGCTTTCTGCGCTAGGCATCTATGCTTTAGCAGCATTTACCATGCAAAGACGTGTCAAAGAAATTGGCGTTCGAAAAGTAAATGGCGCTTCGATTTCCGAGATCATGTTGATGCTCAATCGAAAGTTCGTCATCCTGATCGGTATCGCCTTTCTTATTGCTATTCCCCTCGCCTGGTACGCTATGAGACGTTGGCTAGAGAGTTTTGCTTATAAAACTGAGCTCAGCTGGTGGATCTTTGCTTTAGCTGGTCTGATTACCATGTTAATTGCCCTAATCACAGTTTCTATTCAATCTTATCGTGCGGCTACACGAAATCCTGTAGAGAGTTTGAGGTATGAGTAG
- a CDS encoding sensor histidine kinase codes for MSEELKEKHFNPKAHILTLLGEELIKSPVMAIYELVKNSYDADSKKVNVYFRDIENVEDAAIIIEDDGTGMTNEIIEDVWLEPGSDYRKPVNSETGLREITKSPLFGRVPMGEKGVGRFAVHKLSSKILLITRPLIIELDEDTNDIKKQTLADYEIQLYINWKDFSQSKHLSDIPIQWKVKKDLNEFRFKESSGTYIHLSGLKESWTKGMARQLKGQTLSMLSPKVNEESFRINLNFDNQWLIDFPTADKILDDAPYKITAFIDSDYNLDFEYDFSLKNNSEIGSRKIINDSDYNRNIKGDIRSKYQIDLERKEFEKESIEKLLIEFDTKELPFGNLIFEFYSFDLDAASMRDYTDNSNALKNILKEHSGIKVFKGDMRVYDYGEPGIDWLGLDLKRIQNKEWFSNNQNIGYVFLDPETSGALIEKTNREGFINNEASSLFTIVLEKILTEFKATRSSDRTKWLKFSKKESSNLFDSKIDSFKAIVEDVTLNEDERKILLLTEAKKLEDKYEEDKNTLLIPAGVGMTASVALHEIEKLVPRMEETVKSRPIKTATITDQVDELKQYTEGIISVLRKGGNKPLDLKESITRSFSNYKLKLSNRKIEHTIDIEDGLSTIKCDKRYFITMIMNIIDNSIYWLNTVYRNNKQIFVRAFKKGSSVHIILADNGPGFKDDISDLIRPFFSRKDDGIGIGMYLIDTIMMKYGKFDIITDKEELKEKGIPEIYTGAVVELVFNKNQE; via the coding sequence ATGAGCGAAGAATTAAAAGAAAAACATTTTAATCCAAAAGCTCATATCCTGACGCTTCTTGGAGAGGAACTCATAAAAAGTCCTGTTATGGCAATTTATGAGCTAGTAAAAAATAGTTATGATGCGGATTCAAAAAAGGTAAACGTTTATTTCAGAGACATTGAGAATGTGGAGGATGCCGCTATAATAATTGAAGATGATGGCACAGGAATGACCAATGAAATAATTGAAGATGTATGGTTAGAACCTGGGTCAGATTATAGAAAACCAGTTAATTCCGAAACTGGATTAAGAGAGATTACTAAGTCACCGCTTTTTGGTCGAGTACCAATGGGAGAAAAAGGAGTTGGACGATTTGCCGTGCATAAGCTTAGTAGCAAAATACTTCTAATAACAAGACCTCTAATTATTGAATTAGATGAAGACACTAATGATATTAAAAAACAGACCCTTGCAGACTATGAAATTCAACTTTATATAAATTGGAAAGATTTTAGTCAATCAAAACATCTTTCAGATATCCCAATTCAATGGAAAGTTAAAAAAGATCTAAACGAATTTAGGTTCAAAGAAAGTAGTGGAACCTACATACATTTGAGTGGACTTAAAGAGTCTTGGACTAAAGGGATGGCAAGACAATTAAAAGGTCAAACTTTATCAATGTTATCGCCTAAAGTAAATGAAGAATCCTTTAGAATTAACCTAAACTTTGACAATCAATGGCTGATTGATTTTCCTACAGCTGATAAAATATTGGATGATGCTCCATATAAAATCACGGCTTTTATTGATAGTGATTATAATTTGGATTTTGAATATGACTTTTCGCTAAAAAACAATTCAGAAATCGGAAGTCGAAAAATTATCAATGATTCCGACTATAATAGAAACATAAAGGGAGATATCCGAAGTAAATATCAAATCGATTTAGAAAGAAAAGAATTTGAAAAAGAATCGATTGAAAAATTATTGATTGAATTTGACACAAAAGAACTGCCTTTTGGAAATTTAATTTTCGAGTTTTACTCTTTTGATCTTGATGCTGCTTCAATGAGAGATTACACTGATAATTCTAATGCATTAAAAAATATTCTCAAAGAACATTCTGGGATCAAAGTTTTTAAAGGTGATATGCGAGTATATGATTATGGAGAACCTGGAATAGACTGGCTTGGTTTGGATTTAAAACGTATTCAAAACAAAGAATGGTTTTCAAACAATCAAAATATTGGATACGTATTTTTAGACCCTGAAACATCTGGAGCTTTAATCGAGAAAACAAACCGAGAAGGGTTCATTAATAATGAGGCCTCATCCCTATTCACAATTGTATTAGAAAAAATACTTACTGAGTTTAAAGCAACTAGATCATCAGACAGAACTAAATGGCTCAAGTTTAGCAAAAAAGAATCAAGTAACCTGTTTGACAGTAAAATTGATTCTTTCAAAGCTATTGTTGAAGATGTAACTCTTAACGAAGATGAACGAAAGATCCTTTTATTAACTGAAGCGAAGAAACTTGAAGATAAATATGAAGAAGACAAAAATACACTTCTAATCCCAGCAGGAGTTGGTATGACAGCATCTGTTGCTCTTCATGAAATAGAAAAGCTTGTACCAAGAATGGAAGAGACTGTAAAGTCAAGACCAATTAAAACTGCCACAATCACAGATCAAGTTGATGAATTAAAACAATACACAGAGGGGATTATTTCTGTATTAAGAAAAGGAGGTAATAAACCATTAGATTTAAAAGAATCTATTACTAGGTCTTTTTCCAATTACAAACTAAAATTATCTAATAGAAAAATAGAACATACCATTGATATTGAAGATGGTTTAAGTACTATAAAATGTGACAAAAGGTACTTCATAACCATGATCATGAACATAATAGATAATAGTATTTATTGGCTAAACACAGTCTATAGGAATAATAAACAAATTTTTGTAAGAGCTTTTAAGAAAGGCTCTTCCGTTCATATCATATTGGCGGATAATGGTCCTGGATTTAAAGATGATATTTCCGATTTAATTAGACCTTTTTTCTCTAGAAAAGATGATGGGATTGGGATTGGAATGTATTTGATAGATACTATTATGATGAAATATGGGAAGTTTGACATTATTACAGACAAGGAAGAACTAAAAGAAAAAGGTATTCCTGAGATTTATACTGGGGCAGTTGTAGAATTAGTATTTAATAAAAATCAGGAATAA
- the dcm gene encoding DNA (cytosine-5-)-methyltransferase — protein sequence MNFIDLFSGAGGLSEGFIRNGFEPIAHVEMDLAACNTLKTRAAYHYLKSKGLYDVYVKYLKGEISRADLYSLIPDELLNSVINLPISKEYNDEIQKRIHKNKKRKKVDLIIGGPPCQAYSLVGRARSENGMKGDSRNYLYVQYAKYLEEYKPKMFVFENVIGLKSANKGIYLKNMKKLFDKKGYNMKLFTIKASSFGVLQNRRRIIIIGWDKQYDFEIPDLESINLANDKYSVNDVLDDLPKLQAGEGQNKYTHYRSDTNEYLNSNCIRNGVDILAQHKTRPHSEQDKEIYRIAVEKWNIEKERLDYNDLPEKLKTHKNRSSFFDRFKVVASDKPYSQTIVAHIAKDGHYYIHPDLKQNRSLSIREAARLQSFPDDYYFEGVRENVNRTPAFKQIGNAVPPLMAYEIAKVIKQTLK from the coding sequence ATGAATTTTATTGATTTATTTTCAGGAGCTGGTGGACTTTCAGAAGGTTTTATACGGAATGGATTTGAACCAATTGCTCATGTAGAAATGGATTTAGCTGCTTGTAATACATTGAAAACTAGGGCTGCGTATCACTATTTGAAATCTAAAGGTTTATATGATGTTTATGTGAAATACTTAAAAGGTGAGATTTCTAGAGCCGATTTATATTCGCTTATTCCCGATGAATTATTAAATTCTGTTATTAATCTTCCAATTTCTAAGGAATATAATGATGAAATACAAAAGAGGATTCATAAAAATAAAAAACGTAAAAAAGTAGACTTAATAATCGGAGGGCCACCATGTCAAGCCTATTCACTTGTAGGGAGGGCTAGATCAGAAAATGGAATGAAAGGTGACTCTAGGAATTATCTATATGTTCAGTATGCAAAGTACTTGGAAGAGTATAAACCAAAAATGTTTGTTTTTGAAAATGTTATAGGTCTGAAATCTGCCAACAAAGGCATTTATTTAAAGAATATGAAAAAGCTTTTTGATAAAAAAGGATATAATATGAAGCTTTTTACGATTAAGGCTAGCAGTTTTGGCGTATTACAAAATAGGAGAAGGATTATAATCATTGGTTGGGATAAACAATATGATTTTGAAATTCCAGATTTAGAGTCAATAAATTTAGCGAATGACAAATATTCTGTTAATGATGTATTAGATGATTTACCAAAACTCCAAGCTGGTGAAGGGCAGAATAAATATACTCATTACAGATCTGATACAAATGAATATTTAAATTCAAATTGTATTCGGAATGGTGTGGATATTTTGGCACAACATAAGACAAGACCACATTCTGAGCAAGATAAAGAAATCTACAGAATCGCTGTGGAAAAGTGGAATATTGAAAAAGAAAGACTGGATTATAATGATCTTCCTGAGAAATTAAAAACACATAAAAATAGATCTTCTTTTTTTGATAGGTTTAAAGTTGTTGCCTCTGATAAGCCATATTCCCAAACGATTGTTGCTCATATTGCAAAAGATGGTCATTATTATATTCATCCAGATTTGAAACAAAATCGTTCTCTCTCAATTCGAGAAGCTGCAAGACTTCAATCATTTCCTGATGATTATTATTTTGAAGGTGTTCGGGAGAATGTTAATAGAACACCAGCTTTTAAGCAAATAGGAAATGCTGTACCTCCTTTGATGGCTTATGAGATAGCTAAAGTTATTAAACAAACTTTAAAATAA
- the vsr gene encoding DNA mismatch endonuclease Vsr: protein MDVHNTETRSYNMSQIKGKNTRPEMLVRRFLHSHGFRYSLHSKKLPGKPDIVLSKYKTIIDVRGCFWHLHDGCKYGDRVSTASQKITLRRKSAVKRDQIKVAEWKKLGWNVIVVWAECELEPRKKNSERRESKLNEIKIRLIK, encoded by the coding sequence ATGGATGTTCATAATACCGAAACGAGAAGTTACAACATGAGCCAGATCAAGGGTAAAAACACCCGTCCGGAAATGTTGGTTAGAAGGTTTCTTCATTCACATGGTTTTAGGTATAGTTTGCACAGTAAAAAATTACCAGGGAAACCTGACATTGTTTTAAGCAAATACAAAACCATTATTGATGTTCGAGGTTGTTTTTGGCATTTACATGATGGATGTAAATATGGAGATCGGGTTTCTACAGCTTCTCAAAAAATCACTCTTCGGAGAAAGTCTGCTGTAAAACGAGATCAAATAAAAGTAGCTGAATGGAAGAAACTGGGTTGGAACGTGATTGTCGTTTGGGCTGAATGTGAGCTGGAACCGAGAAAGAAAAACTCAGAAAGACGAGAAAGTAAATTAAATGAAATTAAAATAAGATTGATAAAATAA
- a CDS encoding FAD-dependent oxidoreductase translates to MNHTNDLITELKEKLVQQGNPTVLEDCTGSEDYAQSRLVFNRKFEFRPTLIVYVENAEQVSTVVKFARKHPTEIILRFRSGGHDHEGECSGTNTVVLDFSKLSTIEIQKDQIFEPTKEKYKKLIVGPGARFIKIKPKLDAAGVGIPHGTCETVAIAGFTMGGGWGPWTRLHGMACESLIGATIVLGNGEIKKLSYLDDPKSDEGRLLWALRGGGGMSYGVVTELVFKTFELPDVSFSFNIKFNQLYTIPQLDGSIKKVEEPIKMKAIEVLKLWEKAIAPDAFPSLIGTNLKVETAHLKEGERPDPNAYLKCQINGYYGGSEIELKEFVQKILGTEALKSLTFKQDRIKDAQNLGRNFSDQYTWHFESWDRHVINRIKLDPDGPAPHKITSRLVDAICEDRNDNWDDRSREALMCSLQSNKIPEDFDADMRHGVHTYITLGAISGNFYANYSQPEGSIGSSFPYKKRPFTIQYQAWWNQFLDRDDQSCLTPEEIEKEMIINRPFVNRAQDWIEDSRDYHIPHTSGAFISFKDSSIPTSTYFMENYNALIDVKVECSQDPKLLFRTRKTIL, encoded by the coding sequence ATGAATCATACTAACGACCTGATTACCGAATTAAAAGAGAAACTAGTTCAGCAAGGAAACCCGACAGTATTGGAAGATTGTACGGGTTCTGAAGACTATGCCCAATCCAGATTGGTATTTAACCGAAAATTTGAGTTTAGACCTACACTAATTGTATATGTCGAAAATGCGGAGCAAGTAAGTACCGTTGTGAAATTTGCGCGAAAACATCCCACAGAGATCATTTTAAGATTTAGATCAGGAGGACATGATCACGAAGGAGAGTGCTCAGGTACGAATACGGTAGTATTGGATTTTTCGAAACTGAGTACCATAGAGATTCAAAAAGACCAGATATTCGAACCAACCAAGGAGAAATATAAAAAGCTGATTGTAGGACCAGGTGCACGATTTATTAAGATCAAACCTAAACTAGATGCCGCAGGTGTTGGGATTCCACATGGAACTTGTGAAACCGTAGCCATTGCCGGATTCACGATGGGTGGCGGCTGGGGGCCATGGACCCGTTTACATGGGATGGCCTGTGAAAGTTTAATTGGAGCCACTATTGTTTTGGGAAATGGAGAGATTAAAAAGCTCTCCTATTTAGATGATCCCAAAAGTGATGAAGGACGTTTACTTTGGGCACTAAGAGGTGGAGGTGGTATGAGTTATGGTGTCGTTACTGAACTCGTTTTTAAGACCTTTGAGTTACCTGATGTTTCGTTTAGTTTTAACATCAAGTTCAATCAACTATATACCATTCCTCAATTGGACGGGAGCATTAAAAAAGTGGAAGAGCCTATTAAAATGAAAGCCATTGAGGTTTTAAAACTTTGGGAGAAAGCCATTGCTCCGGATGCTTTTCCGAGTTTAATTGGAACCAATTTAAAAGTGGAAACTGCGCATTTAAAGGAAGGTGAAAGACCTGATCCAAATGCATATCTAAAATGTCAAATCAACGGATATTATGGCGGTTCTGAAATTGAATTAAAGGAATTTGTTCAAAAAATATTGGGAACCGAAGCTTTAAAGTCGTTGACCTTTAAACAAGATAGAATCAAGGATGCGCAGAATTTAGGACGTAATTTTAGTGATCAGTATACCTGGCATTTTGAATCATGGGATCGTCATGTGATCAATAGAATTAAATTGGATCCGGATGGCCCAGCACCCCATAAAATCACATCTCGTTTGGTAGATGCTATTTGTGAAGATCGTAACGATAACTGGGATGATAGAAGTAGAGAAGCGTTGATGTGTTCTTTACAGTCCAATAAAATACCTGAAGATTTTGATGCAGATATGCGTCATGGCGTACATACCTACATTACATTAGGTGCTATTTCGGGCAACTTTTATGCGAATTATTCGCAACCTGAAGGCAGTATAGGTAGTTCATTTCCATATAAAAAGCGCCCATTTACCATTCAATATCAAGCGTGGTGGAATCAGTTTTTAGATCGAGATGATCAATCTTGTTTAACTCCGGAAGAGATTGAAAAAGAAATGATCATTAACCGTCCATTTGTCAATCGTGCGCAGGATTGGATTGAAGATAGCCGTGATTATCACATTCCACATACCAGTGGGGCGTTTATTAGTTTTAAAGATTCTTCAATTCCTACATCTACCTATTTTATGGAAAACTACAATGCGCTAATTGATGTAAAAGTAGAATGTAGTCAGGACCCTAAACTGCTCTTTAGAACGCGCAAAACGATTTTATAA